In a genomic window of Melopsittacus undulatus isolate bMelUnd1 chromosome 1, bMelUnd1.mat.Z, whole genome shotgun sequence:
- the LOC101868177 gene encoding feather keratin 1-like, with amino-acid sequence MACYDLCRPCGPTPLANSCNEPCVRQCEDSRVVIQPPTVLVTLPGPILSSFPQSTAVGSSSSAAVGNVLGAQGVPVSSGGFGYGLGNGFGGLGCYGGGRGCNIC; translated from the coding sequence atggcCTGCTACGACCTCTGCCGCCCCTGCGGACCCACcccgctggccaacagctgcaacgagccctgtgtcaggcagtgtgaGGACTCCCGCGTCGTCATCCAGCCTCCCACCGTGCTGGTCACCCTGCCaggacccatcctcagctccttcccccagagcaCCGCCGTCGGATCCTCCTCATCCGCTGCCGTGGGCAACGtcctgggtgcccagggagtgCCCGTCTCCTCTGGGGGCTTCGGCTACGGCCTTGGCAACGGCTTCGGAGGCCTGGGCTGCTACGGTGGTGGAAGAGGCTGCAACATCTGCTAA
- the LOC117436611 gene encoding feather keratin 1-like encodes MACYDLCRPCGPTPLANSCNEPCVRQCEDSRVVIQPPAVLVTLPGPILSSFPQSTAVGSSSSAAVGNVLGAQGVPVSSGGFGYGFGGLGCYGGGRGCNIC; translated from the coding sequence atggcCTGCTACGACCTCTGCCGCCCCTGCGGACCCACcccgctggccaacagctgcaatgagccctgtgtcaggcagtgtgaGGACTCCCGCGTCGTCATCCAGCCTCCCGCCGTGCTGGTCACCCTGCCaggacccatcctcagctccttcccccagagcaCCGCCGTCGGATCCTCCTCATCCGCTGCCGTGGGCAACGtcctgggtgcccagggagtgCCCGTCTCCTCTGGGGGCTTCGGCTACGGCTTCGGAGGCCTGGGCTGCTACGGTGGTGGAAGGGGCTGCAACATCTGCTAA